The DNA sequence GTAAATGTATTGCAGAGACCCCCTCCTCACCCAGTGACCCCTCGACACGGAACGTCAGAAGTTGTTTCAATCATTAGTACCTAGTAATTGCAGTTCGACAAGGATAGCCCAGTTCACTCGTCAAAAACGATGGTACCTTAGTAAGGTTGAATATCGATGCCCTATGCTCTACAGGAACCGCGAATAAAAGTACCGCGCACTTGAGGTACGCTTTGAACCTTGAGGTTCTCAGTCACGTCACCGGCTGAGAAATTGGGACATTGAAGGACAAGGAACATTACCAGATCCTTAATAAGAGTAaggggaggggaagaaatAGAAACTTATTACAGATAAACGGACGTACATAACGCCGACTGATAAGCGATAAAAGTAGTTGTAAAAATAGTTCGCGTGATATGGCGGATGGTATGAAGGTGATACTTACTGTAGTCCAAGTGAAAATCGCCGACAATGGGTAGGATAGAATAATAGAATGTCTGCTGCTTAGAAACGTCAACCAAATAAAATGTCTTCCGAAGAGCATGCAGCTAAGCGGGCGATAGGAATGTGATATGGAGCGTCTACGTCACATCATCCGTGACCTGGGCGGGCGGCACAGTTCGGGCAGCAGCAGGGGCAGAAGCAGCTCCTCCAGCACCACACTGGGTTGCAGGCAAATTTGCACCTTGCGCATTCCATCCATCTGGATATGAGCACCCAGGAATAGTCGTCGGTGCGCCAGCATTATCGGCCGTATTGAACCATCCCTTCACAGAACTAGCCCCTTTCGTCACAGAGGGTCCTTCCAACGTAACGACGGACCCAGTAGGTGTATATGTTGGTGCAAAGGCCATAGAGGCAGCAGGTATACCGTTGATCGAGACTGGAGGCCAACTTAAGCCAGCGGTAGCTGCAGCTGCAATCGTTCCTGCACCAGCGCCGCCAGTCATATAACCCTGGTATTGCCCATTGAAAGGTTCATTGACACCGAGTTTCCCGCAATATCCGTTAGCCTCTCGGGGATCAATAGGCATCCAACCATTCTGGTATCCGAGCTGGTAAGACCAAAGAGGAGCCTCGACGCGATTGTTTGCCGAGGAGTTGCCAATCTTCCACGTCCAGAAGAACCAGTCCTGGGTAGCGTCCATACTAGCCATGGCGAAAGCCTTTATACCAGCTTTAAGAGTGTCGTTCCAGTTCGAAGAATCCTGGAACACCCCACAATCACCACCATACGTGTGGCCGCCTGGGACGCCCTTCAAAAAGAGCCCGCAGTCGTTGTAGCCGTTACTGAATTCTCCCGCAACCGTGACCCCGAAACCGGATCGACTAAGAAAGAAGAATGTTTTCATCAATGCCGGCCGAAAATGAATAGTAAGAGCGTGCCGTACCTCTTATTCACTGAAGGGCCCCATGCATTACATGCCTGGCCAGGCCAGATTCCTCCAGCATCAATGCCCGTTCCAGTAGCGATAGGATCAACATTTAACCCACCACCAAAGGAGAAGTACGGGTGGGTGTCCAGGATGAACCGGTCTGCACCGGTAAGAAAGCCACTCCAAGAGCTGATGTCCGTGAAGCCATCGTGAATGGATATGTATGGTCCTTTGCCCTGGCCGAATCCAGTAATCGAGCGCATCATGTTGTGAGCCTCGAGGTAGCTAGTCGATGGCTCAAGAATCAATAACTTGTCGGAACAGAGGTAGAAATGACTCACAAACTAGTCATGACATCTTTGCCGATGGTAGCCACCAGCGCTTCATTGATAATACCAAACATGGGCACAAGATTGTTGTATTCAGGTTGGGAAATGAATTCGGTAAATATACGAATGTAGTTCAAAGCACGTTGGGCATTTGCGATACCCATGACGCCATTGAGAAAGTTGATCTGACCACCTTTCCCAGAGTGGTTGTACCCTGCGGAGAACATTGAAATCAGACTGTTATAGGGGCCCGAACAGAAGAACTTGCCATTCTGAGAACCGGGAATGGTATGTAAATCAAGATTTACTCGTAATCCGTATTTCCTCGCCCAGCCGAGAAGTCGTAGAATATATCTGTCAAACTTTCAGTGCCCTACTCTTGACCGCTTAACCGCAGTTAGTGCTCACTTCCAAGATGTCTTAGCCAAGAATGGTTCGCCTGGCCATGTATCAATAGCCCAAAATGGCACTGGGAGCCTAATCCAATTCAACCCTGCGCCTGCAATCTCCGCGATGTCTTTCTCAGTCTGTTTCAGGTTTAATTTAGTCCCTGTGAAAGGGGCCTGGGCGGTTACACTCACAACGAATGTCTTGTAATGTTCTTCAAGCTGAGAtagaccaccaccactggcGGTGTCTGCAGCCATAGCTTGACTGAGTGTATATTCATCCACTGCGTTTGGGTATTTCTCGAAAAATCTGGGAACGATGAAAGGCTCGATCACAAAAAGGCCACCGAGGTTGACGCTGCGAGAAACGACCGAGATAAATGGAGGTTCGACCGGGGAAAGTGCGTTTTCATACCCATATATGCGATCCCTCGAGAAATCCCAAGTTTGGTTCAGAGGAGGTGTCCAAGAGTTTGGGCGAGCGTTGTTGTTATACGGATCGAGCGGATCGTAAACCCCTATAAAGGAGCGAAGTAAGAAACCACGAAAAATCGCATGAGAAATTGAGTAGAAGGGCTTGGTACAGGCTCCACAGCCCTACACATGCGTCAAATCATGTATACGCGAATACGCTGTGTCAACGGGCTACTAAAGCGATCCAAACGCATCCGAAAACCTGCGATTACTCACAAAAACCGCCAAACTTGTTGTTGTATATGAATGTCTCGCCGTCTTCCGTAACAATCTTTGACCCATCGCCTCCCGATGTTGCGCCAGAAGGGCTTTGGGGGTTGCCCTTTCCACCTCCAACAGTTCCGCTTCCTGCATCCCCAGAATGTGACCCGCTAGTTGAAGCTGCATTGTTATTTTTCTGATTTTGCTTGACCACGACGAAATAAACAGGTAGAACGACCGCCAAAACGACGATCGCGAGCACGCTGAAGGCGATCAAGGCGAGTATTAGAGGACGTCGTTTTCCAGGCTTCCCCTCTTTCCTGGTCTCATCATCCTCGCCTTCGTATTTCTGTTGAGAAATAAGTGGTGAGGAATTGTTCGGGGTCGATGATGTGGAGTAGGTCGAGTCGCGAGGGGTTTCGACACCGAAATTTGGCCTAGGATGCTCGAACTCGTCTGGTAAAGGAGTGTGAGTGCCGCGATCGGGCTCATCAGAGGCAGCCATGGTCGGACAAGGATGGGGAAAGGGTGATAGTGGTGGTGAAGAGGAAAGGAGGACAGGAGAGGAGAGACATGTCAAGAGCGCTGTACTTGAAGGGGCGAGTGCAGAGAACGGTCAACATGGGTGCGGGCATTGTCCGCCGTCGGCAATTAAAATTCTTTGCCGATGAGCTCGGCACCGTGCTCGACTATTTGCGACACCGCGCTAGACCGGAATAAGGAGGGTCTGGTCCCTAAACGTCAAACGTCGAGTGACCGACCGCCTTTCAGACTTTGTGGTTGGGTGTTACATGGCTTCTCTAGTGTTGGGAACTTCCCTTTTGACTTGGATGTGAGGACTCGAATCGAATTTCAAAAGGTTTAGTATAGGCGGCTACAACTTGAGCAGGCTGCTGTCTTGACCTCTATGTACGCTAGAGGAACAGACTCTTGCCGAGCTCCTTGAGACCAAACTCAAATAGAAGTGCTCGCTCCTCGTACCCCCGATAGAGAGTGAGTCGAACCCATAAGCTAAGGCCGTCAGAACTTTTGACGCCAAGTTGACGCAGTAAGATTGACGTCGGGGCCCCTTGTTCAACGTTGCATGACTCGGAATACCTCTGAGGGATTGAGACTCGAGACTGTCGCCGGATGAAATAGACCAGAACAGTGGCGAGTCCTAGAATGATATTGAGTAGGTTGTAGGTTGGATGATGGAGGGACGAAGGGATCGTGACAGCTCCTTACCCGCCCACAAACAGTCACTATCTTTGGATATGCCCTCGCGTGGCCTcgcttgaaaaaaaaaaaaacaaaaaacctGGAAATTTTCACAGAGGCCTCAGTATGTGCGGGCTCTACCGTAACGGTCGAATGGGAATGTTACACCACGACCCTCAGCACAAAACTCTCGTCACATCCAGAAACTAGGCAAGGGCGTTAGTCTGAGAGGAGAGAGCCACAATCACTCAGATCTAATCATTTATGATGATCGCGCCACCTCCCCAATTTTTCAGTCCATGGACACTACTCTGACTGAAACAGTGGAACAACAGCATCGGATAAAGTTCAACGTTCAGATTTAACAGCATTTGTGGCTAAGATACTGGTACAACTTGTTTACCATGGATTTCTAGAGACTTCCATGCCGGCTATCCATCTATTTGACGGGCTTCGAAATCCTACTACTACGGTGACAGTGATCGTTCCCTCGTTTACGGCTTTGACCATGAATATAGTAACAtcttctcaaagtcaaagctcGGCGGAAGCTGGAATCTAATATTACCTCTTCTCACCGCTCCTCACTGCTCCAGTGGATACTGAGCGCTCTATGACGGATACTTTCCTCAGACTACCTCATGACCAATAGAGGTAAATTTGTTCGTGCAATCGGAGGCCCGGGTTCTTAGCCCGAAGTTGATACTCCAAGATCTGGACGTCTGAACACCCGGATTTCGCTTCTGCCGTTCAAGCGTCCATTTCAACAACGAACAAAAGGCAGTTGTCTCCGACCGCGCAGCGTTCTGTTGATGAACTACGAGTGTGAGATGGCAACCGCAAGGGTGAAAACCATATTTCTGGTCAGATCGTCGACAAACAGCTTGAATACTGGGTCCTGAATATCGCATCCCCTTTAAAATTCCGCGGCGATGAGCGACTGAGATTTTAATTCTATGCTATCAACGAGAATGGAAGTTGCAGTTGTTCAAGGATAGCGGAATGATCTGCCATTGGCAGAAGAATAGGGCTCACAGCATGGCGCGTCGCAACGCCAGGTCTTCGGAACCTGCTCTTCCGACCCGCAAACTGAAATTTGCAGGTAAATAACTAGAAATAGCATGATTTCT is a window from the Marasmius oreades isolate 03SP1 chromosome 6, whole genome shotgun sequence genome containing:
- a CDS encoding uncharacterized protein (CAZy:GH5), which encodes MAASDEPDRGTHTPLPDEFEHPRPNFGVETPRDSTYSTSSTPNNSSPLISQQKYEGEDDETRKEGKPGKRRPLILALIAFSVLAIVVLAVVLPVYFVVVKQNQKNNNAASTSGSHSGDAGSGTVGGGKGNPQSPSGATSGGDGSKIVTEDGETFIYNNKFGGFWVYDPLDPYNNNARPNSWTPPLNQTWDFSRDRIYGVNLGGLFVIEPFIVPRFFEKYPNAVDEYTLSQAMAADTASGGGLSQLEEHYKTFVTEKDIAEIAGAGLNWIRLPVPFWAIDTWPGEPFLAKTSWKYILRLLGWARKYGLRVNLDLHTIPGSQNGYNHSGKGGQINFLNGVMGIANAQRALNYIRIFTEFISQPEYNNLVPMFGIINEALVATIGKDVMTSFYLEAHNMMRSITGFGQGKGPYISIHDGFTDISSWSGFLTGADRFILDTHPYFSFGGGLNVDPIATGTGIDAGGIWPGQACNAWGPSVNKSRSGFGVTVAGEFSNGYNDCGLFLKGVPGGHTYGGDCGVFQDSSNWNDTLKAGIKAFAMASMDATQDWFFWTWKIGNSSANNRVEAPLWSYQLGYQNGWMPIDPREANGYCGKLGVNEPFNGQYQGYMTGGAGAGTIAAAATAGLSWPPVSINGIPAASMAFAPTYTPTGSVVTLEGPSVTKGASSVKGWFNTADNAGAPTTIPGCSYPDGWNAQGANLPATQCGAGGAASAPAAARTVPPAQVTDDVT